The region AGTCGTTTATataccaaaaataattttcaatttatcgaCGGTAAAAACGTTGAGCGGTGTGCACTATTCTATTCGAGATATGAAAACCGTATACGTTGGTGCTGACTGCAAAgataagatttttgttgaactgAAACGTATCATGTgtgcaaaataaacaaactgaGGAAAAGTACCAATGATGCAACAGATTGATCACCACACTAATTATGCTCTTATTAACACGGATATCGGAAGATGAAGGTGGAACATTAGCGATTTGTTTAAGCATTAGTCAAATGTTCACATTCGTAAGTTATTGATGACGATGGTGTATCTTTCGTATCAGAATGGGAAACAACCTTTCATTCTCAAGAAACATTCGAAACCAAAACGGTTCCAAAAATACGTCTACAcacgattttttcttctttttcttaaccttttagaaacggcaaccttatcacaacaaaataattaaatctactacttcgttgTGTAGGGTTATCTTCCTAGTGTATTTGATgcagaatctattacttcaatatttttacacATTCCGATATATAAGTGGACACTAGCTAGCgcttatcaattttatttatgtcgtTGTCGAAAGCTGATTACTAAAAAGGTAAGATTCATATTCTCCTCGCCATATTCATCATTCGcaaaaaaattagtaaaatttGGAGAACTTGAACGTCCGTTAATTTTGCAGATATTTTGCAATATCTCTGATTAATTGATCTTGAAATATTGCAATGAAAAGGCCAAttctatttttgtttataattttatttcagtcTATATACTTTTTACACAGTTTAACTAAAATCGAATCAAAGTCTAACATACCAATGGACTAAAGGGAGTAATTCCGACTatgaaaattaacatttttatttctttatttccATAGTTTTATTTATCTAACGAAAGAGATGAAACCAAATGTGGAATATTGTCCATATAATTTTTCTCAATTAACGTCTCTAAAAGTACACAAATGGGCTTTGATATGAATGGTCGACACTAGCAATTTGTTTGCTATtatctttttcttcttttttgcaTTACATCAATCTTCCACTTACGACCGGTAGGATGCCAAAATAAATTGTCTAAACTTAAATTGCAAAACTAGGGACTTGGGTAAAAACTTAGTCTGTAGTTGAATAAATAGTGAAAGTTCGTTTTAAGAGCTTCTGcggtttcaatttcaattaattttttagttttaagtttttaagTAGTGAAGTAATGTAATCAAGAGTCATTGcaaaactttaagaaactattttgactatgcatctgattttattttatttgattatgTGGTTAGTTAGTTTACTTTATTTCGGTTTGCGGATGAGTACAAATgtatttcgttttcatttagattataattttctttatttaacgttatttgctaaaatttctTATTATCATTTCGTTTATAAGTTTTTAGTTTCTGTTCGGTTctatttaaatggaaaagcaatacaaattacagaaattcggaattgATTATAGATTGTTTTTACATTATATTTTAAACGCACGTTGTTCGATAAATAATTTAGGGACTGTGCTAGTTATTCTGGTATTATCAGACTGTGGTAaattagattttgttttaaacattCATGGaccgataaatattttttttaaacaaaaataaaaaggaaatattAGTCGGTTTGGTACTTCCACTTCAAGTTACATTGACAATTTATACGCTGCAAGAGGCGGATAGCCGAATGATATGTTTAAATGAAATCTTCTGACAATGAGGTTCCATAATTTATGTGATTCGTTGCAGGTCTGTAAGTGTCTAATTACTTCAGATAGACgtggaattttttgtctttaaaatcttcagaaattaaaaaaggaCGCTTGAAacctcaaaatttttgaaaaaatcctttgaaattccagagcaaattattttatgtttggGGACATCACTAGCAAAACTGTCTTTTAGTAAAATAATACTTGTCTAGGGAATTCCGCAATTCTCCGCCCCTCGTAGTCACATTATATTCCGATCTTCTCTTTCCTTCTTTATCTAACTTCTCATTTCAAAACATCCATTCATTTTCAAGTGGGACTGTGCAAGATCCGTAACTTGATAATTAATTACATTGTAATCAGAAACATTAAATTCGTTATACAACACTTACAATAATCATTTTTGGTATTTACGATGTGCAAATACGTTTATCAACAATTAATAATTCCCATCCGCTACCCATATTTAACATTCAAGGCATTACATTGACCAATTCTACATTTCGACCAATTATGTTTGATTGAACTGGTCCCTGCTCAATATgattcaaaagaattttaacaAACTGAAAACAGTTTTGTCACTCCTACaaactttcatttcattcaggGACTTCTCAATAAATTCTTCACCATCCTCAACGACAATCTTATCACGGAATAATCACTGCAACTGTTACTTTCATCAGAAGTTCTTCAAACTTTAGATAAAATCATTATCGCTCTTATGATAATTCTGTACGTAGTACAGTGCGTCATACCAATGGTATTCTtcagtttgtttattttgcacACAAGCACTCATATGACACTGTTGActtgaacaaaaattattatctttGCCGTCAGCATCAACATACTGTTTCCATATCTTTCGAATAGAAGTAATGCACATGCACACATTGCAACGTTCCCGGAGTCAATAGCTGGAATCTGGCTTTAGTAATTAAACGATAACGATCACAAAAGTTGTCCTTAGTGTACTGCTGTACGTACATCAACTTGTGTATTCCTTTAAACTCATAAgataaaaacgaaagaaataaaatcataatgACTTGCAAATGTTGTGGAACAAGTGAGTACATTTTCACTGAAACGATTTATTGAATAATATCCATTCAGAACCTAACTTTGCATTAATCTATTTGAAACAGATTGTCAATGCAATTGTGGAACTAGCTGTAAATGCAAGTGTGATCCTGATTGTAAGTGTGACGCCCAACGCAGTAAATGTTTGAGCAAGTCACAAGATCATTGAAAAGAAGGATGTTGCAAGTGAAGAGATGACTCAAGAAAATGCGTTTACGATTGTTGATGGAATCACTTTGTTACACAAAACTTTACgaacaaataaattcatttggtCAGTTCAACTTCTTTCAACTTTTTAGTTTCGATATGTTTGTTccaataaatttactttttattctATAAATCTTCTCTCTGTCGATGAAAGATTGTTGATAAACTATTGAAACATCCGTAAATATAACACTTATTGTTTTACACAATTTCTCCTATATCAAGGCCTTAAGCTTAGCAATACCAGTTGTGGttgaatacaaaatctatttgtGTTAAATgcttacattttcaataatatcTCAAAGTAATTTACCCTTTCAGAAGCCACAAGCGTTAACACGACACAGTCATTAATTCTGTTAAATATTTCTTCTGATCAAAGTATCGCGTCGTgttgaatacaaaattttttgcaataCAAGAGGACATTAGCTAAaagctcatcgcttattttatGTCGTGGTCGAtagccgtttctgaaaggttaattTAGTAAAGCTTCATTTGATGAGCACGGTCCTATATATGAAGCATTGTTCGAAGCTATGATCGACTCTGGTGGTGAAAGCTGTAATAAATCGAAAGTCTTTGTTAGACATGTTCCATAGTTAGATTAAAAAGTTGTCGAAAAACTACAGAGGACACAActcattcaacaaaatttccatgaaTACCTCTAGTGTTTCATCAACAGACGGTAGTAATTCATCAGTTGAATTCGGTGTAATTGGGCTGGGAGATGATAAAGCATTTTTCGATATGACACCGTGCAGTAATGGATCACTGATCATAATATGCGGTTTCATTTGCTGTtgatgttgctgttgttgaaGCCTAGCTAAACGTAATTTCATATCTTGTCGGAGCTCTTTTTGTTGTAATTCTTTTTCGATGCGAATCATGCTATAGCTTTTGATTGACGAACTTGTGCTATGAACAGATGCTAGAGATGGTCTTCGTGAAcctaaaatacacaaaaagtTTATTACAAATTGTCGTCGGTGCATTCGTTTCCGTATCTTCCTTTCTCTAACCATTGTCTATCTACATTACATTATTGTCTTGAATAAAATGCAAGCTTTGAAGCTGTATGTACAAAGGGTAACATAAAAAGCGTATTATAATTATGAAAGGGTTCTgcataattaaaaaaagaagagaaagtAAGTTCTTGTTTAAATTGCAACCTTTTTCTACTCTGCCGAATGTAAATTTACAAAAGTGTGGAAAGTATCTATGCTTATGTGCAAAAGTTTAATTATTCCATTTCTTTGCTGTTCAGCTGATAGCGGTAAAAATATGGATATTTATTTGCAatcttttcattgaaaatgtttcaaatggaATGAATTGGTAGTAAGAGGGAAAATGAGTGAATAAAAAGCATCAGAAGACTTGCGAGAACAGTTTTCCAAGGACCAAAacttttgattgatttttatatgctTGATAGCTGGcattcgataattttgaatagTATGCATGATATATTGTTTGCTGAAATAAAATCATGCTCAACTTTAATATAGATTGGTCGATTGTAAGTGTATAATAAAATGTGAGATGGGTATATATATACATCATGTAAATTGAATGTTGCTCATATAATGTGCATGAAACTTTCAACAACCCATTATGAAATTAACATTATAAGGAGGAATTATTTAACTGTCGTCACAAATGAGCTTTTCGGATTATATGCTTTGaatttagttttcaatgaaagaAATGGTTAAACAAAAACGGTTAATCACCGACTGTAAAATTTCTCACTGTTAATAAATGTATGTGAAAAAAGAGATTTGAATGAaagtttttacatttattttgaagagACTCTTAGAAATTTGCTCAAAAGGCATTTGGTATTTAATcgttaaacttaaattttccgCACATTAATCATACGAGGTTTATTCTTGACATTAGTATGGAAAATGAACTGTTTTCAAGAGGTTCATCACTAGAGAACAATACAATGAATATAATTAGCTGCTAAACTATACTTAAGATaagtttttgctttgtttcCATTGTTCTATTCGTTCCACATTTATTTTTCCCTAGGAAGCGTCCCTTTTCTATTTCGTCTCTTCCACACGAACGGTGACTCTTGTGTATCTTCTGTCGATAAAATATGGAGCGTGTGGAACAGATAAAACTGTAGATGTAGAACGGTatggaattaaaaaattaatttgagttttttttgcaacactgtaatataaacaacaaaaacttttatgtACCCTAGCCATGGGTAAGAAATCTTATGTAGCAGCCTAGCAATGCTAGCaaaactttttcgatttttcaacttttgggATAAGACTTTTTATTGTTCGGCATTTGAGGTAATATTAAAATTGTCAATCATCGTGCAAGCCCGACTGGCCATactggaaatgaaaatttcaatttcgcaAAAGCCTCCAATTTTTGGTCGATGTATTTATTtatgcctccaaatattttctatgccAATACCTAAATATACCTAAATTCTTGTTGAAGTCATTGATGAGCAATGGGAACATTCAGTATCAACGTTGCATTTCGtcggattttctttttttgcaaaGCGTTTTCGACCCTTCTTCCACGCGTAGAGATTCCTCTCTTTCCATAGTATATCAAATCTGAtataatttcagataatgtGTTGCGCGTTAAAAGTATTCAATGAaggtttttaatgaaatatacAGATGAAAGTTAACCTATGGCAatgttgaacaaaaataaagccCTTTCACGTAATTGTCCATTTTAACACTCCGTATCGGTTGAAATGATCatgaaaacaaattataaCAAGGGCTCACGGAGTGTAAAACAGCCGGAAAACGTGAAAAACACAATTGATTTATTGTTAGCTTTAGCTTGAGCACAGAAAACAGCTTGAAGCTTTTTTTAGTTCAAATAGGATTTCCGAATCACAAATAATCACGGAGCTCAGAACTTTGCTTCAGCTTATACAGAAATCACGCTGTTTTAGCTATTTGCAGCATTCATCAGCATGCCTTTTCTATCGCAAGCCAAAAGCAGATAATGATAGtggaaaaaatgtgaaattaagAAAgctcacaaaaatattgaagaatTCGGGGAACGAATTAGGGGCTTCGGCGACCCAAATCAATTCACAACGAATTCCGAAGTGATATAATGAGagcttgaaaatttattggtagaaatataaatgtttgatgaaaatgtgtgaagtaaagagaaaacaattttataaaaaattctttttaccattaaaatattttattaataaaaaatgtctATAATTGTACCGCCATATTGCTCAATATGTGTTTGCGCCATCTCTGGTGTATTAAATGtgttttaaattgttcatttAGTTTCAGATTTTTGTTATAGATAAAGACATGAATTTAGAAAGAAGACGTTTTGATGAATTCGTTTAATGGACGGATAGGatagtaaaatttaaattttaaattttatttagatgAATGTCTTATATTTAGTAATGATATCTATGAAACGGTTAACACAACATTGGTCGAAACAACGAAACAACAGCAAAACTTGTATatataaaagtaaatttctgTTCTTTCTACAAACAGATTCACTTACAACACACAAGACTCACGATTTCATTCCAAATGATacgaaaaaatggaaacaaagaaaaatataatcaaCTTAATTATCAAAAGAGCTACTATAGACAGGACGGGATCATAGgttataattcaatttataaaataaaatttgcaagTCAAATTAGAAAATAGCGCCGAAGTGAGTAGCACTTATTGTGTTTCCtcttcccattttttttttattcagatGACTTATATTCCTAGTTCCTTTGGAAGTTAGTTTTTTGAAGGAACAGTGAAAACGGTAACCAAGTTTATATTTAACCGAAACCGTTTTGTATTGTCtcgttggttttgttttcctGCAACAATAATTAGAGTTCACCAAGAAGATGAAGTACTTCATCCAAAGCCTTTCACAGACAGCAAACTTGAACAATTAGGCCAACAATCGAATCTATTGCTTAGAGTCATATAAGCATTTTCGGCAGAccaaaatgaaatcttttacttcatttgttttaacatgcaaTTTATTATATGAGCCAATGTCAGCTCAGTTCGCGATTTGATATTATAGAGAATAGTGAATTTATTCTTGGggtaaaaacgaaaatattgcgTAACAGACCAATTTGTTTTATGTCTAGTTTTTCttgtaaccaaaaaaatagaaaaaaaacgaaaaaacgaaaaaataaaaaaaaaacatcaatttgacATCGAACAAAAACCCAAAAATAAATCCATTTTTACCGCCACTTTTGGTACATCACTAGCGGGCGTTGGTACCGCTCCCAATTCCCAGCATCCGTTATCTAAACTATTATAATCATCATCGTGACTCTCATTTCCATTCAATCCCAATTTTCTCATTAATCCTTTACTATTCACCGTCGGTAACTCTAAATGGagtaattgtttttgttgtttcaattGCTTCTGCAAATGTTTGGTCATATTATCGTCCGATCCATTAGTTTTGTTGAGAGCAGAAATGTGACACGATATAAGCAATATGGCAGCCGATCTAGCCGCACCTGATCGAGACGTCGAAACGAGAATTCCTTTCGAACCAGACTGTGGAGCACTTGATGGACGTCGATTTGTATACGAACCGATAGAATTGCTCGATCTTAAACTGCTACGTGATGATGGTCTTGCCGAGTGTACTGTATTCAATTGTTAATGTTAATTtggaatttggaatttttcaaaaatatatcggACCAATGAAATTCGATAATAAAGTGGAGCTTACTGAGTGGAGTCTTGGGTTAAAATGGTTATTTTTCTCACTTAAGAGTATGACTAATtccatttattataaaattttgattggcaATATTGGGGAAGATTAAAACAGATCATCGTCAATTTACCTGTGTCTGTTGAGTACATTATCGGTGGCGGCATATTTGCATCACCATAGTTTCGATGTCGTGGATATTTAGTTTTACTAAACAAATGTAAAACCATACATATAAGGCCTGCTAAAACAGCTATCCCCGTTGATACACCCAACAAAGTCGGAAGATCCGAAGTGAGCACAGAGAGATCTGTAAATGGAAGTACTCAAACAACATCAACTCGAAATTTCGAAGGCTTGCGACCTCTACCTTGTGTACAAAAAACACGCTTTGAAGGCTTTGTATAAGTTACCGAATGATAGCCGGGTAAGCACGAGCAGAGAGCATTGTGCTTGACTTGAACACAGAGGCTATTTGCATCGTTGTACGTACATGTTTGATGCCACCAGCACTGTTCTCCCAATTTTTTCGCTAGATTTTTGGTattaatgaaatcaatcaGACATCAATAAATCATATATTCTTACGCATTGCACATCCTTTCGTCAATCCAAGTTTTACCGGATAGTTACGTTCACAGCCACATAATTTAGTCGTTTCGTCGCAATGTACGTGAAGCAGATTTGAGTTGCAAGATTCGTCACATGGTGCTCCAATATACATTCCTTTGGCTGaagagaagatttttttttagtatttagTGTATCCACTAAAGGATATTATAGCATGTAAAGAATAGACGGTAGTCTTTTAGACTGAAGACTATACAGTAGCGTtactttgaattaaatttccttaaaaACGGAGGGCCTGAAGGGCTCTTTGCatgtttacatgaaaaaattgaagcaaTGAGgccttttcatattttgttggCTCTACCAGCTGCATCAAGTATacaaattcaagaattttctaCACGATGCGTGCCTGCTCACAAACTAGAGCAGATTATCATAAGTGTCATCAACTTTctcattgaaatttaaagttaaagaattttgttaaaaagtatttttcaaaGCTTTGCTTCTTTATACGCTAACTTTATACgtttaatatatattacctAACTCAATTTCATAttccgcgtatgcgataaaatatAATCATCTGGGTGAATGTTATTTCAATTGAACTGAAACTGATACCACAAAATATTGACTCATCTTTCATCAGTAATTGTTTACATATTCAGATAAAACAAGATCGTAATGCGTAGGAGGGCATTGTGTcgtatcaattttcttctgtttgtttattttgcacACATTGACTATtgatatcaacaaaaaatgattatcTTTGCCGACAGCACCAACATACTTTTTCCATATATCTTCGAATAGAATGGTGCACACCGCTCAACGTTTTTGCCGtcgataattgaaaattaattttagtaTATAAATGACAGCGATTGTAAAAGTTGTCATTAATCAAACAGAGCTTCTGTTGtacggaaataaattttcttatcccttcgaattttcaataaataaaaaagaacaatTAACATCACAATGACTCGCAAAGGTTGTGGAACAAGTGAGTATATTAACATTGagataaatttgatgaaaaataatcaatcAACCATTCATTAACTAATTTTGtattaatcaattaaaatatagATTGTCTATGCTGTCAATGCAACTGTGGAACTGCCTGTAAATGTGATGAGCAATGTAAGTGTGGAGCAGGATGTAAATGCAATGGTCAATGTAAGTGTGGAGCAGGATGTAAATGCGATGGTGAGTCCAAGTGTGGAGCAGGATGTAAATGCGATGGTCAATGCAAATGTGGAACCAGTTGCAAGTGTggagcaggttgtaaatgcaATGGTCAATGTAAGTGTGGAGCAGGATGTAAATGCGATGGTGAGTCCAAGTGTGGAGCAGGATGTAAATGCGATGGTCAATGCAAGTGTGGAGCAGGATGCAAATGCGATGGTCAATGCAAATGTGGAACCAGTTGCAAGTGTggagcaggttgtaaatgcgATGGTCAATGTAAGTGTGGAGCAGGATGTAAATGCGATGGTGAGTCCAAGTGTGGAGCAGGATGTAATTGCGATGGTCAATGCAAGTGTGGAGCAGGATGCAAATGCGATGGTCAATGCAAATGTGGAACCAGTTGCAAGTGTggagcaggttgtaaatgcaATGGTCAATGTAAGTGTGGAGCAGGATGTAAATGCGATGGTGAGTCCAAGTGTGGAGCAGGATGTAATTGCGATGGTCAATGCAAGTGTGGAGCAGGATGCAAATGCGATGGTCAATGCAAATGTGGAACCAGTTGCAAGTGtgtagcaggttgtaaatgcgATGAACAATGCAAATGTGGAGCGGGATGTAAATGCGATGGTCAATGTAAGTGTGGAGCAGGATGTAATTGTGATGGTCAATGCAAGTGTGGAGCAGTATGCAAATGCGATGGTCAATGTAAGTGTGGAGCAGGATGTAATTGTGATGGTCAATGCAAGTGTGGAGCAGTATGCAAATGCGATGGTCAATGTAAGTGTGGAGCAGGATGTAAATGCGTTGGTCAATGCAAGTGTggagcaggttgtaaatgcgATGGTCAATGCAAGTGTGGAGCAGGATGTAAGTGCGATGCCTAATCAAACTGTACACTGAAGTCACAAAGTAATAGAAAAGAGGCATGTTGGAAGTGTAGAGAAGGCTGAAGGAAATTCTTTATGATTGTTGATGGACTgattttgtaaaacaaaactttttgaataaataaataaattctatcaaaaattcattgactTCATTAGAAAAGGATGTCACTTCCTCCCTATTGTGCTTCTCCAGTATACTACAGTTACTGTAGCactatttcaattctctacATCATTGCTGAACTGtgtccaaaatttgtttttcacttTGATTTATGGACTTTATAACCTTTGAGATCAGTATCTTCCTAGGTGACAGAGGTGACAAGCTAAATTAACTTTCTTTcttatataaatgaaaaagtcTAAAGAGCAATGGGTATACATCAAGGTGTTATCCGTCTTTGAAAGATTGTACATCATTCTGGAAGTTatttaaagattttgcatTTGAAGACTTACCAGATTTATTCGATATTAACAATTGATATTCGTCTATTTCTTCATCGTCATATTCCTCTTCATCAGCTGCTGCCAGAAGATGTGCAGTTTCGCCATCGAAACGATTTACTTTCTTTTCCACAATTTGAGCGCTCGACTTAAGACTAGTATcagccgcaattaatttacaattaattaaataacaaCAAAGCACTATGAACAGCACATAATCGAATCCCTTTCTGTAATAGCAACAACAATAGTGACGATGATGACGACGACGGTGACAATGTCTTCCAGATAAAATTGATAGTTTACGACACCTTGTCAATGTCGATATTACGTAGCAAAATCTATGCACGACACTGTTCCAATTCCAGTCCGGATATGTAACGGGTGTTATCATCTTTgccatttcaataaatattttatctggTGATGTGATGAAACGACCATTAATGAGCTATTAGACCATACATTAGCTAACATTACAGGATTGACACTTTATTAATGTGATAAGTGTGTGTTGTGGTTGTATACATTCAAGACATGGTGCAGATTAGAAtatgaatttttcgatttaacaCATAGAGTAATTGATTCGAATTACTGAAGAAGATAGTCCGCTCCAATTAAAATCAACTATTTAAAGTCATTATGCAAAACAAACTTTTGATAAATTCGTTTTACCGATCGCAATATCTCACATTCGATTCTCTCGATTAGTGCACACATTGCTgcaaaaattcagttttcgaTTTGTCTGTTTCACGACTGCTTAATGTATAAATGTTTCCTACACATAACAACCAATTAATGTTAACACATAATCCAACATCAATATGAACCCGTCAAGCCGATTGAAATGGATTCATATTTTCTTAAGTGGCACACATGAAGGAGCACACCTCACGCTAAAACTGTAATACAGGTATACATATGACGATActtatatacacaaaaaaagtttccttTTAAAAACACTTGACCACACGAATCTTACATATaacgtttcattttgttgtcgatacacgaaaaaagattatttagaaaatttgcatttcGCTTAAACAGTTTACCTAGTTAGTGGTTACCGTAAAAGCTCTTAATTATTATTCGTCTTAATTGTATCGACAATCACAACACTTAAAGTTTATGGATTAGATTCTTATTAATGTTTTCCCTGTATTTAATTAAAcgattcacaaatattcaagCATTACATAGTAATATCAGCGTAACACCGTTGCAAAAATTGCGGCCATTTAGAAAATAATCCGTGTGTTCCAGTTATGCACGTCATGCGAAAAATATCCAAAGCACAACATAGATGAGAAAAATCGAAGCTTTTTTTTAGATGGCAAGCATTATAATGTTACAGGCTTGTTTTCGTGCTGATTATGTAGAAATTATGAGTTTTATTTGAAGGAACTTAAGAGAAAAAACCAGATAGATTTTGCGTTAGTGTTTTTTCCAGTTAGGTGAACActttttctattgaaaatagGAATGGGGTTTACTGATTtcccataaaatattttgaaaagattatgttgaaaagaaatttgtgcTCTAGTGTAGATTTCGTACTGACACCGACTCTCTGATTTTGATATATAGCagataaaaaatttcgtttttcgcGCATGAACACTAAATGGGGTTGTTCATATCATGAACTTCACGAGTGGGTTTGTTTGCCAAAGTTGTAATACCAACATTACAACATTTCAGCCTTCTGAATATGACCACAACGAACTATTGCTTTAaacttttaacatttattcGTGATTGTGTTAATCTCATCGCAGGTGTTTATGGTTAGGCGCTCTAAGATCTTTTCTACTATGATAACTGTGGACTGACGAATATTCAGATGGTTATACATTTGAACCGGTGGGTGACGGAGCtttattacttcatttgttcttaTTCAATCCGAGAAAAAAAGTCAGATAGTTACTTGTT is a window of Bradysia coprophila strain Holo2 unplaced genomic scaffold, BU_Bcop_v1 contig_350, whole genome shotgun sequence DNA encoding:
- the LOC119080907 gene encoding keratin-associated protein 5-2-like isoform X10; amino-acid sequence: MTRKGCGTNCLCCQCNCGTACKCDEQCKCGAGCKCNGQCKCGAGCKCDGESKCGAGCKCDGQCKCGAGCKCDGESKCGAGCKCDGQCKCGAGCKCDGQCKCGAGCKCNGQCKCGAGCKCDGESKCGAGCNCDGQCKCGAGCKCDGQCKCGTSCKCVAGCKCDEQCKCGAGCKCDGQCKCGAGCNCDGQCKCGAVCKCDGQCKCGAGCNCDGQCKCGAVCKCDGQCKCGAGCKCVGQCKCGAGCKCDGQCKCGAGCKCDA
- the LOC119080907 gene encoding keratin-associated protein 5-1-like isoform X4, whose amino-acid sequence is MTRKGCGTNCLCCQCNCGTACKCDEQCKCGAGCKCNGQCKCGAGCKCDGESKCGAGCKCDGQCKCGAGCKCDGESKCGAGCKCDGQCKCGAGCKCDGQCKCGAGCKCDGESKCGAGCNCDGQCKCGAGCKCDGQCKCGTSCKCGAGCKCNGQCKCGAGCKCDGESKCGAGCNCDGQCKCGAGCKCDGQCKCGTSCKCVAGCKCDEQCKCGAGCKCDGQCKCGAGCNCDGQCKCGAVCKCDGQCKCGAGCNCDGQCKCGAVCKCDGQCKCGAGCKCVGQCKCGAGCKCDGQCKCGAGCKCDA
- the LOC119080907 gene encoding keratin-associated protein 5-1-like isoform X1 — its product is MTRKGCGTNCLCCQCNCGTACKCDEQCKCGAGCKCNGQCKCGAGCKCDGESKCGAGCKCDGQCKCGAGCKCDGESKCGAGCKCDGQCKCGAGCKCDGQCKCGTSCKCGAGCKCDGQCKCGAGCKCDGESKCGAGCNCDGQCKCGAGCKCDGQCKCGTSCKCGAGCKCNGQCKCGAGCKCDGESKCGAGCNCDGQCKCGAGCKCDGQCKCGTSCKCVAGCKCDEQCKCGAGCKCDGQCKCGAGCNCDGQCKCGAVCKCDGQCKCGAGCNCDGQCKCGAVCKCDGQCKCGAGCKCVGQCKCGAGCKCDGQCKCGAGCKCDA
- the LOC119080907 gene encoding keratin-associated protein 5-1-like isoform X9 — encoded protein: MTRKGCGTNCLCCQCNCGTACKCDEQCKCGAGCKCNGQCKCGAGCKCDGESKCGAGCKCDGQCKCGAGCKCDGQCKCGAGCKCDGESKCGAGCNCDGQCKCGAGCKCDGQCKCGTSCKCGAGCKCNGQCKCGAGCKCDGESKCGAGCNCDGQCKCGAGCKCDGQCKCGTSCKCVAGCKCDEQCKCGAGCKCDGQCKCGAGCNCDGQCKCGAVCKCDGQCKCGAGCNCDGQCKCGAVCKCDGQCKCGAGCKCVGQCKCGAGCKCDGQCKCGAGCKCDA